The following are encoded in a window of Fibrobacter sp. UWEL genomic DNA:
- a CDS encoding AgmX/PglI C-terminal domain-containing protein yields MAKKVSPAVDPLVASLMPESDKKMGAIAGISLAVAIAICLLASTYEQVVDEVVFDEKADTELVASMTMEEKKEEKKEEKKKEEPKKPRKKAGGGGKPRGKGQPNAPQTRGVLKLLTAQTKNASAGAYDLMKNQKFSKDIDKVLKDVAGLQTTGKTQLGGRRGKADGGFNEGYAEGGSGGIGDGLAGLLGGGGGGIATKAKGSIRTPSERDIDMGAGGGSRSKSEIQKVVKQRTPGLRHIYNKFLKKKPGFAGKVTLKFTIAPGGEIISISIASSTTGFGEFDQEIKTSVSRWKFGTVKSGNTTVTIPFTFSE; encoded by the coding sequence ATGGCTAAGAAAGTATCTCCCGCAGTTGATCCTTTAGTAGCGTCTTTGATGCCGGAATCCGACAAGAAGATGGGCGCTATTGCAGGTATCTCTCTTGCAGTTGCCATTGCAATCTGTCTTCTCGCTTCCACCTACGAACAGGTCGTTGACGAAGTCGTCTTTGACGAAAAGGCTGACACCGAACTCGTAGCTTCCATGACCATGGAAGAAAAGAAGGAAGAGAAGAAGGAAGAAAAGAAGAAGGAAGAGCCGAAGAAGCCTCGTAAGAAGGCTGGTGGCGGTGGTAAGCCCCGTGGTAAGGGTCAGCCCAACGCTCCCCAGACTCGCGGTGTGCTGAAGCTCCTCACTGCTCAGACCAAGAACGCCAGCGCCGGCGCATATGACCTGATGAAGAACCAGAAGTTCTCTAAGGACATTGACAAGGTGCTGAAGGACGTGGCTGGCCTCCAGACTACTGGTAAGACTCAGCTCGGTGGTCGTCGCGGTAAGGCAGACGGCGGCTTTAACGAAGGTTACGCAGAAGGCGGTTCCGGTGGTATCGGTGACGGTCTGGCTGGCCTCCTTGGCGGTGGTGGCGGTGGTATCGCTACTAAGGCTAAGGGTTCCATCAGAACTCCGTCTGAACGTGATATCGACATGGGCGCCGGTGGTGGTTCTCGTAGTAAGTCTGAAATCCAGAAAGTGGTTAAGCAGCGTACTCCGGGTCTCCGTCACATCTATAACAAGTTCCTGAAGAAGAAGCCTGGCTTTGCCGGTAAGGTTACCCTGAAGTTCACAATTGCTCCGGGTGGCGAAATTATCAGCATCTCCATCGCATCCTCTACTACTGGCTTCGGTGAATTCGACCAGGAAATCAAGACTTCCGTTTCTCGTTGGAAGTTCGGAACTGTTAAGTCTGGTAACACCACTGTGACTATTCCGTTCACCTTCTCTGAATAA